One genomic region from Chthonomonas calidirosea T49 encodes:
- a CDS encoding Nramp family divalent metal transporter gives MDTVRQESSERIGLNGWQSLPSLPSLPEVFRSIPVPKSATFWRRLLAFVGPGYLVAVGYMDPGNWATDIGGGAAYAYRLLSVVLISSLMAVFLQALSAKLGIATGRDLAQACRDIYKKPVAIFLWISAEIAIVACDIAEVIGAAIALNLLFHIPLAAGVILTGLDVLLLLALQHKGFRWIEGLVITLIATIMAVFCIELFYAHPSFHAMLAGFVPGSDIVRNAGMLYIALGILGATVMPHNLYLHSSIVQTRDFGESWEDKKEAVRMAQTDSFVALMLALFVNAAILILAAATFYRTGHHDITGIQDAYRMLTPLLGVSLATPLFAIGLLASGQNSTLTGTLAGQIILEGFLHIRIAPWLRRLISRGLAIVPAATAVILYGAHGIDQLMLFSQVVLSMQLPLAVIPLIQITGDRRRMGPLVNSRLVQITGVLLAVLIVVLNAWLIITSLHGGH, from the coding sequence GTGGATACCGTTCGCCAAGAATCATCGGAGAGAATAGGACTTAACGGGTGGCAATCCCTCCCGAGCCTTCCCTCCCTGCCGGAGGTCTTTCGTTCCATACCTGTCCCTAAGAGTGCCACCTTCTGGCGTCGTCTGCTGGCCTTTGTGGGGCCGGGCTATCTTGTGGCGGTGGGTTATATGGACCCAGGCAACTGGGCCACCGACATTGGTGGTGGAGCAGCCTATGCCTATCGACTGCTGAGCGTGGTGCTTATCTCCAGTCTTATGGCCGTATTCCTTCAAGCGCTCTCGGCCAAACTCGGCATCGCCACGGGGCGCGATCTGGCGCAGGCCTGTCGTGACATCTATAAAAAACCGGTCGCCATTTTTTTGTGGATCTCTGCCGAAATCGCCATTGTGGCCTGCGATATCGCCGAGGTCATAGGCGCTGCCATTGCGCTCAACCTCTTGTTTCACATTCCCCTGGCCGCCGGCGTGATTCTAACCGGTCTGGATGTGCTTCTGCTGCTAGCCCTTCAGCATAAGGGCTTTCGCTGGATAGAAGGTCTCGTCATTACGCTCATCGCCACCATTATGGCGGTCTTTTGCATCGAACTGTTCTATGCGCACCCCTCTTTCCATGCGATGCTAGCTGGCTTTGTGCCGGGCAGCGATATCGTACGAAACGCCGGCATGCTCTATATCGCGCTCGGCATACTGGGCGCCACCGTTATGCCGCACAACCTCTATCTTCACTCCTCGATAGTGCAAACCCGCGATTTCGGCGAGAGCTGGGAGGATAAGAAAGAGGCCGTGCGCATGGCACAAACCGATTCGTTTGTTGCGCTTATGCTGGCCCTCTTCGTTAACGCCGCTATCCTCATTCTCGCGGCAGCCACCTTCTATCGCACCGGCCATCATGATATCACGGGCATCCAAGACGCTTACCGCATGCTCACCCCGCTGCTCGGGGTTTCTCTGGCCACCCCTCTCTTTGCGATTGGGCTCCTCGCTTCAGGCCAGAACTCCACGCTCACAGGAACGTTGGCCGGCCAGATCATTCTCGAGGGCTTCCTCCACATCCGTATTGCCCCTTGGCTGCGACGCCTTATCTCCCGTGGTCTGGCCATCGTGCCCGCCGCCACGGCCGTTATCCTCTATGGAGCACACGGTATAGACCAGCTCATGCTCTTCAGTCAGGTTGTGCTCTCCATGCAGCTACCCTTGGCCGTTATTCCCTTGATTCAGATAACAGGCGACCGCCGGCGCATGGGGCCACTTGTCAACAGCCGCCTTGTGCAGATCACTGGCGTGCTTTTGGCCGTGCTCATCGTCGTGCTTAACGCCTGGCTCATCATCACCTCCCTCCACGGCGGCCACTAG
- the xylB gene encoding xylulokinase has product MPFLIGLDIGTSGTKTILVDESGQVKARATYEYPLSTPHPLWSEQNPHDWWEATCATLRRVLHDAGVDPKEIKGIGLSGQMHGSVFLDENNAVIRPAILWNDQRTQAECDWIMQTVGRDKVVELISNPVLTGFTAGKIIWLRQHEPHHYARVRKVLLPKDYVRFRLTGEYATEVSDASGTALFNVRKRAWAEELLDAIAIPRDWMPKVYESPEITGRITAEAAAATGLAEGTPVVGGGGDQAAGAVGNGIVETGIVSSTVGTSGVVFAYSDAPVVDPQLRLHTFCHAVPGKWHLMGVMLSAGGSLQWYRDTFCEPERAVAQALGRDPYEIICAEAERAPAGCEGLLFLPYLTGERTPYSDPNARGVFFGITRRCHRAYMARAVLEGVAYGLRDSFEILREMQVPIQQVRASGGGARSPLWRQIQADIIGLDHVTINVDEGPALGVALLAGVGTGIYPSVEAACRSVIQVTHRTQVNPQNQAIYNRYYPLYRALYGQLKASFAEVTSIASTLAANTAG; this is encoded by the coding sequence ATGCCCTTCCTCATCGGACTGGATATAGGAACAAGTGGCACCAAAACGATCTTGGTAGATGAGAGCGGACAGGTAAAAGCGCGCGCTACCTACGAGTACCCGCTCTCCACCCCTCACCCACTTTGGAGCGAGCAGAACCCGCACGATTGGTGGGAAGCGACCTGCGCCACGTTGCGGCGGGTGCTACACGATGCTGGAGTAGACCCCAAGGAGATAAAGGGTATTGGACTTTCGGGCCAGATGCATGGCTCCGTTTTCCTCGATGAAAACAACGCGGTCATCCGGCCCGCCATCCTCTGGAACGACCAACGCACTCAGGCCGAGTGCGACTGGATTATGCAGACGGTGGGGCGCGACAAGGTGGTAGAGCTTATATCGAATCCGGTGCTAACCGGCTTTACCGCCGGCAAGATCATCTGGCTGCGTCAGCATGAACCCCACCACTATGCAAGGGTGCGCAAGGTGCTGCTGCCAAAGGACTATGTACGATTTCGTCTTACGGGCGAATACGCCACCGAGGTCTCCGACGCCAGTGGAACGGCGCTTTTCAACGTAAGGAAACGCGCTTGGGCCGAAGAGCTGCTCGACGCCATTGCCATCCCACGTGACTGGATGCCCAAAGTGTACGAATCGCCGGAGATAACAGGGCGGATTACGGCGGAAGCCGCTGCTGCAACCGGCCTCGCAGAGGGAACACCGGTTGTCGGAGGCGGCGGCGATCAGGCAGCTGGCGCCGTGGGCAACGGCATTGTGGAGACCGGCATCGTCTCGTCTACCGTTGGCACCTCCGGGGTCGTTTTTGCCTATAGCGATGCTCCTGTTGTAGACCCTCAGCTGCGCCTTCATACCTTTTGCCACGCGGTGCCAGGAAAGTGGCATCTCATGGGTGTAATGCTTTCGGCGGGCGGCTCGCTGCAATGGTATCGCGATACCTTCTGCGAGCCGGAGCGGGCGGTGGCGCAAGCGCTAGGGCGCGATCCTTACGAGATCATCTGTGCGGAGGCGGAAAGAGCCCCTGCGGGGTGCGAGGGACTGCTGTTTTTACCCTACCTCACGGGTGAGCGAACCCCCTATTCCGACCCAAACGCCCGCGGCGTGTTCTTCGGCATCACACGCCGTTGTCATCGAGCCTATATGGCACGCGCCGTTCTGGAGGGTGTGGCCTACGGTTTACGTGACTCCTTTGAGATTTTGCGGGAGATGCAGGTGCCCATTCAACAGGTACGTGCATCGGGCGGAGGTGCACGCAGCCCTCTTTGGCGTCAGATCCAGGCCGACATCATTGGACTAGACCACGTCACTATCAACGTGGACGAAGGTCCGGCCCTGGGAGTGGCTCTTCTGGCCGGGGTGGGAACGGGGATCTACCCCTCCGTTGAGGCCGCTTGCCGAAGTGTGATTCAGGTGACGCATCGTACCCAAGTCAACCCACAGAATCAGGCCATCTACAATCGCTACTACCCGCTCTATCGCGCGCTGTACGGTCAGCTCAAGGCGAGCTTTGCCGAGGTCACCTCGATCGCAAGCACTCTCGCGGCCAACACGGCAGGTTAA